A segment of the Yersinia rochesterensis genome:
ATTGGTACCAGCGATGATTTACTGATTGCTGAAATGGATAATCATGAAGTTATTGGTGTGCGTTATTCACGCCGTAAACGCTTAATGGATCGCTTTACCGGTAGCGCCGCAGAAAGTGCTGATCGTCTATTATTACGTTGGTGGCAGCGCGGTGAAAAACCCCTGCTATAAGCGGAGATAAAGCGAATCTGATATGAAAACAACAGGGGGAAAGCCCCTGTTGTTTTTTGCGCAATCGCTAAAAAAGAACGTAATAAAAAGAGAATAATCTGCCATTAGTCGATTAAATGATATTTAGCAGACAACACGTGCGCGAGATGTTTAAACATATTAAATACGGCGGTTGTTTTGGCTGTAGGTAAGCCCTGTTCATCGAGAAAGAACTCCCCGCGAAATACCAAAACAGGCCCTTTTTGTTCAACCTCAGTGGCTTTCATTCCATGCAGGTAATCTTCATGTTGACGAATAATCTCATTAGCTTCTGCCAATAATTTATTACGTTCAATCGGTGTTGTGTTTCCGAACATCATATTTCCTCAATACAATTATATTTCCTCACCACAAGGTGATTTCTCTTACTATTGTACTGCGGGTTAGCGTTTGTCCGCAAACCAACTAAGGTTTATTTGAACTGTTG
Coding sequences within it:
- a CDS encoding YciN family protein, with product MFGNTTPIERNKLLAEANEIIRQHEDYLHGMKATEVEQKGPVLVFRGEFFLDEQGLPTAKTTAVFNMFKHLAHVLSAKYHLID